A window of Oligoflexus sp. contains these coding sequences:
- the trxB gene encoding thioredoxin-disulfide reductase produces MTTKPVRNVVIVGTGPAGLTAAIYAARANLSPVIYAGIMHGGQLTTTTEVENFPGFEHGILGPKLMQDMSAQAERFGTEIIYDTITKVDFSGPVKKLWTDSEEIHAKAVIISTGATAKTLQVDGEWGLMGRGVSTCATCDGFFFKGKRVIVVGGGDSAMEEANYLSKLCSEVILVHRREVFKASPIMLDRARKNSKINFKLPFTISSLQSDNSGLTGVVLENTETGAKEEMKIDGLFYAIGHTPNSSVFQPFVDLDDHGYIKVTNYTKTKTPGVFAAGDIADPHFKQAITAAGMGCQAAIQAQHYLESLSN; encoded by the coding sequence ATGACCACCAAGCCAGTTCGCAATGTTGTCATCGTCGGGACCGGACCTGCGGGGCTGACTGCAGCCATCTATGCTGCCCGCGCCAACCTCAGTCCAGTGATCTATGCGGGAATCATGCATGGTGGTCAGCTGACCACGACTACGGAAGTGGAAAACTTTCCCGGCTTCGAACACGGTATCCTCGGCCCCAAGCTGATGCAGGATATGAGCGCGCAGGCGGAGCGTTTCGGTACCGAGATCATCTACGATACGATCACCAAGGTGGACTTCTCGGGCCCTGTGAAAAAACTGTGGACCGATAGTGAAGAGATACACGCGAAAGCCGTGATCATTTCCACGGGCGCGACTGCCAAGACCCTGCAGGTCGATGGCGAGTGGGGCCTTATGGGCCGTGGTGTTTCCACCTGCGCGACCTGTGACGGATTCTTCTTCAAAGGCAAGCGCGTGATCGTGGTCGGCGGCGGTGATTCGGCGATGGAAGAAGCGAATTATCTGAGCAAGCTTTGCAGCGAGGTGATCCTTGTGCATCGCCGTGAAGTTTTCAAGGCTTCGCCCATCATGCTCGACCGCGCCCGCAAGAATTCCAAGATCAATTTCAAACTGCCTTTCACCATCAGCTCCCTGCAGTCGGATAATTCGGGGCTGACCGGCGTGGTCCTGGAAAATACGGAAACCGGTGCGAAAGAGGAGATGAAGATAGATGGCCTTTTCTATGCCATCGGCCATACCCCCAACTCGTCGGTGTTCCAGCCCTTTGTGGATTTGGACGATCATGGTTACATCAAGGTCACCAACTACACCAAGACCAAGACTCCAGGCGTGTTTGCCGCCGGTGATATCGCGGATCCGCATTTCAAGCAGGCGATCACGGCAGCCGGCATGGGCTGTCAGGCCGCGATCCAGGCCCAACATTACCTGGAAAGCCTTTCCAACTAG
- a CDS encoding Mrp/NBP35 family ATP-binding protein, with amino-acid sequence MSFLKRIQEKFSGSEARPAATPAAPAPAPSAPAEKAPARAPGAQAQVPPKAGALDQVKHLIAVGSGKGGVGKSTVALNLALALAQDGYKVGIVDADVHGPSLQQMTNAARPTITDDDLLIPSEYEGVKLMSIGMFAAPGQAQLMRGPMVTQVIRQFLTQVVWGELDYLVIDLPPGTGDIHLTLAQMVPLSGAVLVTTPQEVSLIDVRKAVHMFKTVNVPVLGIVENMSYFICDGCEKKHYIFRRGGGKKLADEAQIPLLAELPLDPRVADAGDEGVAFVVSNPSSVVGQAYQEMARRVKSHEALVNRDSDGALGYFLLEWKRNV; translated from the coding sequence GTGAGTTTTCTTAAACGCATTCAGGAAAAATTCAGCGGCTCGGAAGCACGTCCCGCTGCGACTCCGGCCGCTCCCGCGCCTGCGCCTTCTGCTCCAGCAGAAAAGGCTCCGGCCCGTGCGCCCGGCGCCCAGGCTCAGGTGCCGCCGAAAGCTGGTGCTTTGGATCAGGTGAAGCATCTGATCGCCGTCGGTTCCGGAAAAGGCGGCGTGGGAAAATCCACGGTCGCTTTGAATTTGGCTCTGGCCCTGGCTCAGGATGGATATAAAGTCGGCATCGTGGATGCCGATGTTCATGGCCCGTCCCTGCAGCAGATGACGAACGCCGCGCGGCCGACGATAACCGACGATGACCTTCTTATTCCCTCGGAATATGAAGGCGTGAAGCTCATGTCGATCGGAATGTTCGCGGCCCCTGGCCAGGCCCAGCTGATGCGCGGGCCCATGGTGACCCAGGTGATTCGTCAGTTTCTGACTCAGGTGGTCTGGGGTGAACTCGATTACCTCGTCATCGACCTGCCGCCGGGAACCGGAGATATTCATCTGACTCTGGCGCAGATGGTGCCTCTGAGCGGTGCGGTGCTCGTCACGACCCCGCAGGAGGTTTCGCTCATCGACGTCCGCAAGGCCGTGCACATGTTCAAGACCGTGAACGTGCCGGTGCTCGGAATCGTTGAAAACATGAGCTACTTCATCTGCGATGGCTGCGAGAAAAAGCATTATATCTTCCGTCGCGGCGGCGGCAAAAAACTTGCCGACGAAGCCCAGATTCCTTTGCTGGCTGAATTGCCCCTCGACCCCCGCGTGGCGGATGCCGGTGATGAAGGCGTGGCCTTCGTCGTCAGCAATCCATCCTCGGTTGTCGGTCAGGCCTATCAGGAGATGGCAAGACGCGTGAAGAGTCACGAGGCCCTTGTGAATCGTGACAGCGATGGAGCTTTGGGCTATTTCCTGTTGGAGTGGAAACGCAATGTCTGA
- a CDS encoding DUF971 domain-containing protein, with protein sequence MSDQARVQRIWQQDDRTLAISWTDGRKSLYDVVELRRQCRCANCVDEVTKKRTVNPDDIPESVRPVKIESVGRYALTIQFTDGHRTGIYPFERLREIG encoded by the coding sequence ATGTCTGATCAAGCGCGAGTACAACGCATCTGGCAACAGGATGATCGCACTCTGGCTATCAGCTGGACCGATGGCCGCAAGAGTCTTTACGATGTGGTGGAGCTGCGCCGGCAGTGCCGCTGTGCGAACTGCGTCGATGAAGTGACCAAAAAGCGGACGGTGAATCCGGATGATATTCCGGAAAGCGTGCGTCCCGTCAAGATAGAATCGGTCGGACGCTATGCCCTGACGATTCAATTCACAGACGGCCACAGGACCGGCATCTATCCCTTTGAAAGGCTGCGCGAGATCGGTTGA